The Deltaproteobacteria bacterium genome includes a region encoding these proteins:
- a CDS encoding rhodanese-like domain-containing protein, which produces MPTLPSRSPVTEIPALSSADALRHFSRLLELETDCWDVHASLESGGFVLLDVRSAELFRRGHARGAVSLPHARITARALEQYPPETLFVVYCSGPHCNGADRAAIRLATLGRPVKKMIGGMTGWIGEGFPLAEGPGGE; this is translated from the coding sequence ATGCCGACGCTGCCTTCGCGGTCTCCGGTCACCGAAATCCCGGCGCTGAGCTCCGCCGACGCCCTGCGCCACTTCAGCCGTCTTCTCGAGCTCGAAACGGACTGCTGGGACGTCCACGCCTCGCTCGAGAGCGGCGGTTTCGTGCTGCTCGACGTCCGCAGCGCCGAGCTCTTCCGGCGCGGCCACGCCCGGGGGGCGGTCAGTCTGCCGCACGCGCGCATCACTGCGCGCGCTCTCGAGCAGTACCCGCCCGAGACGCTGTTCGTCGTCTACTGCTCGGGTCCTCACTGCAACGGCGCGGACCGGGCGGCGATCCGGCTCGCGACGCTGGGGCGGCCGGTGAAGAAGATGATCGGCGGCATGACTGGGTGGATCGGCGAGGGCTTCCCCCTCGCGGAGGGACCCGGCGGGGAGTGA